The following is a genomic window from Pseudomonas lurida.
TTCGGGTACAACTCGTGAGTGGTCAAGCCTTCGGGCTCGATGAAGACCTGGTGGCTTTCCTTGTCGGCAAAGCGGTGGATCTTGTCTTCGATCGACGGGCAATAACGCGGGCCGATGCCTTCGATTACCCCGGAATACATCGGCGAACGGTCGAGGTTCGCGGCAATGATTTCGTGGGTGCGCGCATTGGTATGGGTAATCCAGCAACTGACCTGTTTCGGGTGCTGCTCCTTGGAGCCCATGAACGACATGACCGGGATCGGGGTGTCGCCGGCTTGTTCGGTCATCACCGAGAAATCCACGGAACGCCCATCGATACGCGGCGGGGTCCCGGTTTTGAGGCGGCCGACACGCAGCGGCAGTTCACGCAAACGCTTTGCCAGGGCAATCGACGGTGGGTCACCGGCGCGGCCACCGGAGTAATTCTGCATACCGATGTGGATAAGTCCGCCCAGGAACGTACCCGTAGTCAACACCACGGACTCTGCGAAGAACCGCAGGCCCATTTGCGTGACAACACCGCGTACCTGGTCCTGCTCGACGATCAGGTCATCCGCTGCCTGTTGAAATATCCACAGGTTCGGCTGGTTCTCCAGGGTTTCGCGGACCGCCGCCTTGTACAGGATGCGATCGGCTTGTGCCCGAGTCGCACGCACGGCAGGGCCTTTACGGCTGTTGAGCACGCGAAATTGGATGCCACCTTTGTCGGTAGCCATGGCCATAACGCCGCCAAGGGCGTCGATTTCCTTGACCAAATGGCTTTTGCCGATCCCACCGATGGCAGGGTTGCAACTCATTGCACCAAGGGTTTCCACGTTATGCGTCAACAACAGGGTTTTTACGCCCATGCGTGCTGACGCCAGTGCTGCCTCGGTACCGGCATGACCGCCGCCGATGACGATCACTTCAAAACGGGAAGGGAAATCCACCACGCACCTCGTGCCTGCTTATGTAGGTAATTAGGAATTGATTGGTTGAGCTGGTTTTAGAGCTTTGGCGGCAAGTATAGGGACTTAGCCCTCCCTAAAGAACCCTTTGCACAAAATTTAACCAGCTGTGGATGAATCACAGACAATAGAAATTAAAAGAGAGAAATTTATTAAATCTTTGTTTTTATGTTTATTTATACTGAGCAACCTTTCTGTGGATAGATCTCTACAGGCCTTTATTTACTTTGTGTACAGCGATTCAAAAGTCTGTGGTCATGTGCCAATGAGGCCCTTGGATAAGTGCTTTAAGCCTGTGGATTAAAGCGATGGTTATCCACAGAGGGGTTTTTGCTCAGGTTTTAGGGCCTGTTATCAACTGGGCACAGAGGTGGTTATTCACAGGGCTTAATCCACATAAATCAGCACCCCTTGTGTATTTCTTCCACGACGAAGCCATCCGAATCCGCCCACCCGGTAGTAAGCGCCGCCAAAAAAGAGATCTATTGTGAGAAAACAGCGGGGCAGTTAATAATAGCGATTATCATTAACCTACCTTGTCATGCCCTATGTCCCCTTCTTCACACACGGCTGCGGTCCAGAACATTTACGAGCAGCACCATTCCTGGTTGCACGGGTGGCTCAAAGGCAAGTTGCATAACGCCTGCGATGCGGCCGACGTGGCGCACGATACGTTCGTGCGTATCTTGGGCGGGCGACATGCGGCGCAGATCCTTGAACCACGTGACTACCTGGCGACCATCGCCAGGGGCCTGGTGATTGATCGTTACCGTCGGCATGCCATCGAGCAGGCCTACAAGCAAACCTTGGCCGAGCGGCCTGACGCCACAGCCATCAGTGAAGAAGACAAAGCCATCATCATCGAGGCACTGGTGGCCGTGGATAAAGCCTTGGCCGGGCTTGGCGAGCGAGCTCGGCGGATCTTCATGCTGTCGCAGATCGAAGGCCTGACTTATCAACAGATCGCGGATGAACTGCAGGTGTCACTGACCACGGTGAAGAAGCACATGATCCGTGCACTGACTGAATGCTCGCTGATCATGGCCAGCCTGTAATGGCGAACCCCGATCGCAAGACCTTCGAGGCCGCTGCCACTTGGTATGTACAGTTTCAATCCCAGGCGCCGACCGCTGCCGAACGCCTGGCCTGGCAACAATGGCTCAACGGCGATCCGTCCCATCAGGCCGCGTGGAACCAGATGGAACAACTGCAGCGCAGCCTCGGCGCGCTGCCGCAGGACTTCACCCGCCGCGCATTGTCGACCACCCAGCAACGTCGCCAGGTACTGAAGTGGATGCTGGTGCTCGGCGGTACTGGGTACCTCGGCTGGAATGTCCAGCAGCACACGCCCCTGGGTAATGTGTGGGCTGACTACCGTACGTCCGTGGGGGAGCGCCGGCGCATCGAATTGGCCGATGGCACGCGGATCGATCTCAATACCAGCACAGCGATTGACGTGGTGTTCGACGGGCGCCAGCGTTTGGTTCGCCTGCGCGAAGGTGAAGTACTTATCCACACTGGGAAATTGGGTGGGCAGACACCGTTTTATGTCGAGACCCGCCAAGGCCGGGTCCAAGCGTTGGGCACCACGTTCACTGTGCGCCAGTTGCCAGACGCCACGCGTGTCGGCGTCCTGGAGGATCGGGTAAGCGTGTCGCCAGGGGACCAACCTGAACACGCACGATTGCTGGCTGCCGGGGAAAGCGTTGACTTTGACCGCCAAAACGTGGGGCTAGACCGTGTGTATAGCGGGTCACAGGCGGCCTGGGTTGATGGCCAACTGATCGTCTTGGACGCTCGCCTCGCAGATGTGATCGAAGAGCTCGCCCGCTACCGTCCGGGTGTCCTGCAATGCGACTTGGCTTCGGCACGTCTACGTGTTTCCGGGACCTTCCGCCTGGATTCTACCGACGCGGTACTGGCCAACCTGCAAGCAACCCTGCCGATCCAGGTGAAGTACTTCACTCGCTATTGGGTTTCGGTGAAACGAATCGGCTGATCGCAAAAAATATTCGCACAAGGGGTTATCTTTTTTTTACCTGGCACGGCCCTACAGGTAATCACGACGCCACCTTCAGGGCTTATCCACCTATGCGCCTTCCTACCAAGCTTCGCCAGCGACTTTCCTACCACGGCATGACCTGCAGCCTTCTGCTCGGCACGGCAGCCACTGCTGGTGTTTTGCTCTCTGCTGACGCCATGGCTGCCAGCGCAGTGCAGCATTACATTATCGCCGCGGGCCCCCTGGACAATGCCTTGAGCCAGTTTGCCGCCAGGGCGAATGTGATCTTATCGTTCTCCCCCCAGCAAACCGCGCGTTTGAACACACCTGGGCTGGAAGGTGACTATTCGGTGGAGCAAGGCTTTGCCCTGTTGTTGCAGAACTCGGGGTTGCAAGCCGTCACCCAGGCGCCCGGCAGTTATGTCCTGCAGCCTATTCCCGCAGATCAACTCACGCTCGCACCTACCACCGTCAGCACTTATCAACAGGCGGGTTTCAATCAAGAGATTGCCGGAGATGTGGGCTACAAGGCGCAAAATAGCCGTATTGGTACCAAGACCAGCACGCCTTTGTCGGAAACACCCCGTTCGGTATCGGTCGTGACCGGCCAGCGCATCAAGGACCAGAAGTCGCAGACCCTGACTGAAGTATTGGGCTACGTGCCAGGTATCTTCGCGCCACCTTTTGCTGCCGGCGATGGTCTGGCGGGGGATTTATTCTTCATTCGCGGTTTCAATGCCACGGATTACGGCTACGGTCTGCTGCGAGACGGCCTGCGCGTGCAAGGCAATCGGTACGACACCACCAGTGAGCCCTATGGCCTGGAACGGGTCGAAATCTTCCGTGGCCCCTCTTCCCTGCTCTACGGCGAAAACGCGCCTGGCGGTTTGGTGAACCTGGTGAGCAAACACCCTACTGCGACGCCGCAAGGTGAAGTCCAGCTGGGTTATGGCTCTAATAATCGCCGCCAATTGGGTGTGGATATCTCGGGGCCGCTCAACGACAGCGACAACATTCTTGGTCGCGTTGTGATGCTCGGGCGTAAGTCCGACACGCAGACTGACCATGTGCCCGATGATCGCCTGTACATCGCCCCCTCGCTGACCCTGAATTTCGACGATTACAACACCCTCACGCTGTTGGCCAATTACCAGAAGGACCACACCAACCTCGAACTTGGCCTACCGGCCGCAGGCACCTTGCTTACAAATCCCAATGGCAAGCTGTCCAAGCACATCATGCTCGGCGACCCGGATTGGAATACGTTCGAACGTGAAGCCTGGAGCACCGGCTACGAATTCAGCCACAGCTTCAACGATGATTGGCAGTTCCGTCAGAACTCGCGCTATATGCAGTCGCGCATCAACCGGCATGAGACCTGGCCCAGCACGTTGAACAACCGCGGTTTCGGTACTCAACTGAACATGACCGCCTACGACCGCTACAACAAGTCGATGGTCTATTCCCTGGATAACCAGTTGGAAGGCAAATTCGAGGTCGGTGGCCTGGAAAATACCGTGCTGTTGGGTGCCAGTTACGACCGCACCTCTTTCAGCCAGGATTGGAACGCAGGCTTTGCCGGCACCATCAATGTGTATAACCCCGTGTACCTGCGCGATCCATTAACCCCGGTGGCCGTGCAAAACACCTTGCTCGAGCAGCAAATGAAGGGCGTTTATGCACAGGTGCAGAGCAAGTACGACCACTGGTTGTTCCTGCTGGGCGGTCGCCAGGACTGGGTCGACAGTGATTTCCGCGACAAGGTCAACAAGGCCAGCAACACCGGCTCGCAAGACCGCAAGTTCACCTACCAGGGCGGGGTGATGTACCAGTTCGACAATGGCGTGACGCCGTATGTCAGCTACTCCACCGCATTCGTGCCTGTGCAGCAGATCTCCAACGCCGGATCACCGTTGAAGCCGATCACCAGCAGCCAGTACGAAGTGGGTGTGAAATACGAACCGATCGGCTGGGATACGGCGATGACCCTGTCGGTGTATGACTTGCGCAAGGAAGACGACACCTACCTGGACGCCACTACCAACAGCTACCGACAGGTAGGCGAAAGCCGCGCCAAAGGGGTGGAAGTCGAGGTGAACAGCAACATCACACCCAACCTGAATGTGACGGCGGCCTACACCTACACTGACGCTCGGATTACCAAGGACTCGGCTACATCGCTGGTCGAGGGGCACCAAATGACGGGCGTTCCTCGCAACCAGGCTTCAGTGTGGGGCAAATACCGTTTCCTTGACGGTCAGCTCAAGGGCTTCTCCCTGGGCGGCGGCGTGCGGTATTTCGACAGCACGTTCTCTTACACGGCGCCAACGCTTTACGGGAAGCTGGACGCAGGGAGCGTCACCCTGGTGGACGCAGCCGTTGGTTATCAGATCGACAAACACTGGTCTGTGGACGTGAACGCCAAGAACCTGTTCGACAAGGAATATGTATCCGGGTGCAACGATGCGGGCCGCTGCTATTGGGGCGACAGCCGTACGCTACTCGGGACCGTTTCGTACAACTGGTGATGGAAATCGGCCTGAAGTGTCTACGTGTTCTTCAGGCCGATATCGCTCGCACGCCAGTGCCCACAGGGAGTGTGGATAACTTGGCTATTTGCCGATGCAAAAGCTGGAAAAGATCCGCCCCAACAAATCATCGGAGCTAAACGCACCGGTGATTTCTCCCAACAGCTGCTGTGCCTGGCGCAGATCCTCTGCCAGCAGCTCCCCTGCCCCCGCCAGGGTCAGCTGGGCCCGACCGTGCTCCAACGCCGCGCTGGCATGGCGCAACGCCTCCAGGTGCCTGCGGCGCGCACTGAAGCTGCTTTCCGAGGTCTGTTCGTAGCCCATACAGGCCTTGAGGTGCTCGCGCAGCAATTCCAGGCCTTCACCTGCCGCCTTGGCGCTGAGGCTGATGGTGACATGGCCATCGGCGCTGGTTTCAATCGCAATGGCTTCGCCTGTCAGGTCGGCTTTGTTGCGAATCAAGGTGACTTTGGCCGGGTCCGGACGTTGCTCGAGGAATTCCGGCCACAATGCAAAAGGATCCACCGCCTCGGGCGCCGTAGCATCTACCACCAGCAGCACCCTGTCGGCTTCGCCAATGGCCTTGAGCGCGCGTTCCACACCGATCTTTTCCACCTGGTCATCGGTATCGCGCAAGCCGGCGGTGTCGACCACGTGCAGTGGCATGCCGTCGATGTGGATATGTTCACGCAGGATATCCCGGGTGGTGCCGGCAATCTCGGTGACGATAGCGGCCTCACGCCCCGCCAGTGCATTGAGCAGGCTGGATTTGCCTGCGTTAGGCCGCCCAGCGATCACCACTGTCATGCCGTCACGTAGCAGTGCTCCCTGCCCGGCCTCGCGCAGGACTGTGGATAACTCATCGCGAACGTTGTCGAGCATCGCCAGGACATGGCCATCGGCGAGAAAGTCGATTTCTTCCTCGGGAAAATCAATCGCCGCCTCCACATAAATGCGCAGGCTGATCAACTGCTCGGTCAAGTTATGCACACGCAGCGAGAACGCGCCCTGCAGTGAGCGCAGTGCATTGCGTGCTGCCTGTGCCGAACTGGCCTCGATCAAGTCGGCGATGGCTTCGGCCTGGGCCAGGTCGAGCTTGTCATTGAGAAACGCACGTTCGCTGAATTCCCCCGGCCTGGCCAAGCGGCAGCCCAGCTGCAGGCAACGTTGCAGCAGCATATCCAGCACAACCGGGCCGCCATGGCCCTGCAATTCCAGCACATCTTCCCCGGTGAATGAGTTTGGCCCTGGGAAATAAAGAGCCAAACCCTCATCCAGAACGCTGTCATCTGCATCCAGGAACGCGCCGTAATGGGCATAACGCGGCTTCAACTCGCGGCCGCTAATGGCCTTGGCTGCAACGCTTGCGAGCGGCCCGGAAATTCTAACG
Proteins encoded in this region:
- a CDS encoding FecR domain-containing protein, with product MANPDRKTFEAAATWYVQFQSQAPTAAERLAWQQWLNGDPSHQAAWNQMEQLQRSLGALPQDFTRRALSTTQQRRQVLKWMLVLGGTGYLGWNVQQHTPLGNVWADYRTSVGERRRIELADGTRIDLNTSTAIDVVFDGRQRLVRLREGEVLIHTGKLGGQTPFYVETRQGRVQALGTTFTVRQLPDATRVGVLEDRVSVSPGDQPEHARLLAAGESVDFDRQNVGLDRVYSGSQAAWVDGQLIVLDARLADVIEELARYRPGVLQCDLASARLRVSGTFRLDSTDAVLANLQATLPIQVKYFTRYWVSVKRIG
- the mnmE gene encoding tRNA uridine-5-carboxymethylaminomethyl(34) synthesis GTPase MnmE; this encodes MSAPRETIAAVATAQGRGGVGIVRISGPLASVAAKAISGRELKPRYAHYGAFLDADDSVLDEGLALYFPGPNSFTGEDVLELQGHGGPVVLDMLLQRCLQLGCRLARPGEFSERAFLNDKLDLAQAEAIADLIEASSAQAARNALRSLQGAFSLRVHNLTEQLISLRIYVEAAIDFPEEEIDFLADGHVLAMLDNVRDELSTVLREAGQGALLRDGMTVVIAGRPNAGKSSLLNALAGREAAIVTEIAGTTRDILREHIHIDGMPLHVVDTAGLRDTDDQVEKIGVERALKAIGEADRVLLVVDATAPEAVDPFALWPEFLEQRPDPAKVTLIRNKADLTGEAIAIETSADGHVTISLSAKAAGEGLELLREHLKACMGYEQTSESSFSARRRHLEALRHASAALEHGRAQLTLAGAGELLAEDLRQAQQLLGEITGAFSSDDLLGRIFSSFCIGK
- a CDS encoding sigma-70 family RNA polymerase sigma factor, whose translation is MSPSSHTAAVQNIYEQHHSWLHGWLKGKLHNACDAADVAHDTFVRILGGRHAAQILEPRDYLATIARGLVIDRYRRHAIEQAYKQTLAERPDATAISEEDKAIIIEALVAVDKALAGLGERARRIFMLSQIEGLTYQQIADELQVSLTTVKKHMIRALTECSLIMASL
- a CDS encoding TonB-dependent siderophore receptor, whose protein sequence is MRLPTKLRQRLSYHGMTCSLLLGTAATAGVLLSADAMAASAVQHYIIAAGPLDNALSQFAARANVILSFSPQQTARLNTPGLEGDYSVEQGFALLLQNSGLQAVTQAPGSYVLQPIPADQLTLAPTTVSTYQQAGFNQEIAGDVGYKAQNSRIGTKTSTPLSETPRSVSVVTGQRIKDQKSQTLTEVLGYVPGIFAPPFAAGDGLAGDLFFIRGFNATDYGYGLLRDGLRVQGNRYDTTSEPYGLERVEIFRGPSSLLYGENAPGGLVNLVSKHPTATPQGEVQLGYGSNNRRQLGVDISGPLNDSDNILGRVVMLGRKSDTQTDHVPDDRLYIAPSLTLNFDDYNTLTLLANYQKDHTNLELGLPAAGTLLTNPNGKLSKHIMLGDPDWNTFEREAWSTGYEFSHSFNDDWQFRQNSRYMQSRINRHETWPSTLNNRGFGTQLNMTAYDRYNKSMVYSLDNQLEGKFEVGGLENTVLLGASYDRTSFSQDWNAGFAGTINVYNPVYLRDPLTPVAVQNTLLEQQMKGVYAQVQSKYDHWLFLLGGRQDWVDSDFRDKVNKASNTGSQDRKFTYQGGVMYQFDNGVTPYVSYSTAFVPVQQISNAGSPLKPITSSQYEVGVKYEPIGWDTAMTLSVYDLRKEDDTYLDATTNSYRQVGESRAKGVEVEVNSNITPNLNVTAAYTYTDARITKDSATSLVEGHQMTGVPRNQASVWGKYRFLDGQLKGFSLGGGVRYFDSTFSYTAPTLYGKLDAGSVTLVDAAVGYQIDKHWSVDVNAKNLFDKEYVSGCNDAGRCYWGDSRTLLGTVSYNW